In the Micromonospora narathiwatensis genome, one interval contains:
- a CDS encoding SCO6880 family protein: MSSDQAQVRTFGGWRRARGMGLFGLGPAQTFVVLAAITVLIISGSMGLQALAVSAGPCVLLVALLVVRWDGVPLSAGIAQRVRWLIGTSRGYTSYRSGVMVTGEHAWQLPGVLAPTTLLTVDDDSGGYGVVYNQRLGTMTVTLRCAATSTWLADPDASAAWVANWGGWLANLGYLPIVDHVTVTVDTAPDPGSRLADHVSRRIVPHGPASARRVLQRLVEVSPAAAADVETRVSVTFKPGASPSKPKNLDEALDEISRALPGLQDSLGSCGLTVLGRASADNISAIVRTAFDPASRGDVARLAATPDLDLSRWVDWETAGPVMAEEHLDRYVHDSGTSVSWAWHEAPRQHVHADVLARLLAPGPYPKRVSLLYRPFPAGEAARIVESEVNAAAFRAAYNRAQKRDESARDHADRERALQTAREEATGAGVGLMSLFVTTTVLTAEDLGRAIADVESRADVAKIRLRQLRASQAAGFATTLPCGVCPPQLARHWPR; the protein is encoded by the coding sequence GTGAGCAGCGACCAGGCACAGGTACGCACCTTCGGTGGCTGGCGGCGAGCGCGCGGCATGGGACTGTTCGGCCTCGGACCGGCGCAGACCTTCGTCGTCCTCGCCGCGATCACCGTACTGATCATCTCCGGGTCGATGGGACTACAGGCGCTCGCCGTGTCCGCCGGACCGTGTGTGCTGCTCGTGGCCCTGCTGGTCGTGCGCTGGGACGGAGTTCCCCTGTCGGCGGGCATCGCGCAGCGGGTGCGGTGGCTGATCGGCACCAGCCGTGGTTACACCTCCTACCGCTCCGGCGTGATGGTGACCGGCGAGCACGCCTGGCAGCTGCCGGGCGTGCTCGCGCCCACCACCCTGCTGACCGTCGATGACGACAGCGGCGGCTACGGGGTGGTCTACAACCAGCGGCTCGGCACCATGACCGTGACGCTGCGGTGCGCGGCCACCTCGACCTGGCTGGCCGACCCGGACGCCAGCGCGGCGTGGGTGGCCAACTGGGGCGGCTGGCTGGCCAACCTGGGCTACCTGCCGATCGTCGACCACGTCACGGTCACCGTGGACACCGCACCCGATCCCGGGTCACGGCTGGCCGACCACGTCAGCCGGCGAATCGTGCCCCACGGGCCGGCCTCGGCGCGGCGGGTGCTGCAACGGCTGGTGGAGGTGTCCCCCGCAGCCGCCGCCGACGTGGAGACCCGGGTGTCGGTGACCTTCAAACCCGGCGCCTCACCCAGCAAGCCCAAGAACCTCGACGAGGCGCTAGACGAGATCAGCCGGGCTCTGCCCGGCCTGCAGGACTCGCTGGGCAGCTGCGGCCTGACCGTCCTCGGCCGGGCCAGCGCGGACAACATCTCGGCCATCGTCCGCACCGCCTTCGACCCGGCCAGCCGGGGCGACGTGGCCCGGCTGGCCGCGACCCCCGACCTCGACCTGAGCCGGTGGGTCGACTGGGAAACCGCCGGGCCGGTCATGGCCGAGGAGCACCTCGACCGGTACGTACACGACTCCGGCACGTCGGTGTCGTGGGCCTGGCACGAGGCACCGCGCCAGCACGTGCACGCCGACGTCCTGGCCCGCCTACTCGCCCCCGGCCCGTACCCGAAGCGGGTGTCGCTGCTCTACCGGCCATTCCCCGCCGGGGAGGCCGCGCGGATCGTCGAAAGCGAGGTCAACGCCGCCGCGTTCCGCGCGGCCTACAACCGAGCGCAGAAACGCGACGAGTCCGCCCGCGACCACGCCGACCGAGAACGAGCACTGCAGACCGCCCGAGAGGAAGCGACCGGCGCCGGGGTGGGCCTGATGTCGCTGTTCGTCACCACCACCGTCCTCACCGCCGAGGACCTGGGCCGGGCCATCGCCGACGTCGAGTCCCGCGCCGACGTGGCCAAGATCCGGCTGCGGCAGCTGCGCGCCAGTCAGGCCGCTGGCTTCGCGACCACCCTGCCCTGCGGCGTCTGCCCGCCGCAGCTGGCCCGCCACTGGCCCCGCTGA
- a CDS encoding C40 family peptidase: MVLAPLALVVLVGLVVLGANPATACTVSPPTASASSTPGWSGQGPWNAEQVGNAAVIVSVGAEMGVPRYGWEIAVATAMQESTLRNLGHLGVDNDHDSLGLFQQRPSQGWGTPEQILDPRYASRRFYEHLVKVDGWQNMPLTQVAQAVQRSAYPNAYAKWQPEAQQLVGLIGDGLNIVCTSDGGDGLPPLDEAGLPDGFTLPTDPQLRAVVSFALAQRGKPYVWGAEGPDSYDCSGLMMAAWANGGVKIPRVTADQVHTGVAVTTLAAMRPGDLIFIPGSDGTTSRPGHVGMYIGADRRGSQYLIHAPRSGDVVKVVPVTTWSRQVAAIRRPMSP, encoded by the coding sequence GTGGTGCTCGCGCCGCTGGCGCTGGTAGTGCTCGTCGGCCTCGTAGTGCTCGGAGCCAACCCGGCGACGGCGTGCACCGTCAGCCCGCCCACCGCATCGGCCAGCTCCACGCCGGGGTGGAGCGGCCAGGGTCCGTGGAACGCCGAGCAGGTCGGCAACGCCGCAGTCATCGTGTCCGTCGGCGCCGAGATGGGAGTGCCCCGCTACGGCTGGGAGATAGCCGTGGCGACCGCGATGCAGGAGTCAACACTGCGCAATCTCGGCCACCTGGGCGTGGACAACGACCACGACTCCCTCGGGCTGTTCCAGCAGCGACCCAGCCAGGGCTGGGGCACCCCGGAGCAGATCCTCGACCCCCGCTACGCGTCCCGGAGGTTCTACGAGCACCTGGTCAAGGTCGACGGCTGGCAGAACATGCCGCTCACCCAGGTCGCGCAGGCCGTGCAGAGATCGGCGTACCCCAACGCTTACGCAAAGTGGCAACCCGAGGCGCAGCAACTCGTCGGGCTGATCGGTGACGGCTTGAACATCGTCTGCACCAGCGACGGCGGCGACGGACTCCCGCCTCTGGACGAGGCGGGCCTGCCCGACGGCTTCACCCTGCCCACGGACCCGCAGCTGCGGGCCGTCGTCTCCTTCGCACTCGCTCAACGGGGTAAGCCGTACGTGTGGGGCGCTGAGGGACCAGACAGTTACGACTGCTCGGGGTTGATGATGGCGGCGTGGGCCAACGGTGGCGTGAAGATCCCGAGGGTCACCGCCGACCAGGTTCACACCGGCGTCGCCGTCACTACTCTTGCGGCGATGCGGCCTGGAGACCTGATCTTCATACCCGGCTCTGACGGCACCACGTCGCGGCCCGGGCACGTCGGTATGTACATCGGCGCCGACCGTCGTGGCAGCCAGTACCTGATCCATGCGCCGAGGAGCGGTGATGTCGTCAAGGTCGTTCCCGTCACCACCTGGAGCCGGCAGGTCGCCGCGATCCGACGGCCAATGAGCCCCTGA
- a CDS encoding alpha/beta fold hydrolase — MADRMTSCASDTYSPREVNSRLQELGFREHLAQTIYGTVAFFVRRQNDDEAGSLLLHGVASDATTWTPMLQCAAELGVDLGNLVLVDLPCFGKSENRLDTMWIPEVGDMLISEMTTLGFLRVRLIGHSMGGFLALDMAARFHEHATSVHVAAGSYFAILNTIKRPIRNIFRNPGTALLWNSYWLLCLMGRTGTMMVRTAAAVLGPRVVIAPFVAKPTKLRRQIAEVMLSQLNPRGVVLTARNGPAYDAVTTWGSIRVPLVAVFGQKDRMVTRWDAEELSQVNPSARIAWVDDAGHMLIVERPAAVLRALGL; from the coding sequence TTGGCGGACCGAATGACCTCGTGTGCGAGCGACACCTACAGCCCGAGAGAAGTGAACTCACGGCTTCAGGAGTTGGGTTTCCGGGAGCACCTGGCGCAGACGATCTATGGCACTGTCGCCTTTTTCGTTCGCCGCCAGAACGACGACGAGGCCGGCAGCCTCCTCCTACATGGTGTTGCATCCGACGCGACCACCTGGACTCCCATGCTGCAGTGTGCCGCTGAGTTGGGTGTTGACCTAGGCAACCTAGTGCTCGTGGATCTGCCCTGCTTCGGAAAGTCCGAGAATCGCCTCGATACCATGTGGATTCCTGAAGTCGGTGACATGCTCATCTCGGAGATGACCACTTTGGGTTTCCTAAGAGTAAGGCTCATCGGGCATTCTATGGGCGGGTTTCTCGCCCTTGATATGGCGGCGAGGTTCCATGAGCATGCGACTTCGGTCCACGTTGCTGCCGGATCCTACTTTGCAATTCTTAACACCATTAAGCGGCCCATTCGAAACATCTTCCGCAATCCAGGAACCGCGCTCCTCTGGAATAGCTACTGGTTGCTGTGTCTAATGGGCCGGACGGGCACCATGATGGTCAGGACCGCCGCAGCCGTCCTCGGCCCGCGCGTGGTGATTGCTCCCTTCGTTGCCAAGCCGACGAAGCTTCGTCGGCAGATAGCCGAGGTGATGCTGTCCCAGCTCAACCCGCGAGGAGTTGTGCTAACCGCGAGAAACGGCCCGGCGTATGATGCCGTCACGACATGGGGAAGCATCCGGGTTCCTCTCGTGGCGGTGTTCGGCCAAAAAGACCGGATGGTCACCCGATGGGACGCTGAGGAATTAAGCCAGGTGAATCCATCGGCCCGCATAGCATGGGTCGACGATGCCGGCCACATGCTAATTGTCGAACGGCCTGCAGCCGTCCTGCGTGCCTTGGGTCTTTAG